In a genomic window of Cytobacillus sp. FSL H8-0458:
- a CDS encoding YibE/F family protein produces MKNTPINKVYFYIILAICIAASILFVQNNDSFYERTIAEVKEVKLVHSEEVTDIYDNEDRVYEQRIIAEITNGKAKGQYILITNQYSKSKAYDYEIQSSQKLFVSIKEKKEGTAELSGDILDLKRDHYILLTGWIFILILLFVGKKQGFFSIISLTVNAVLLSYALDVYLKNPEISLLLICSAAVILFTVTSLLLVNGFNEKTYAAIIATLAATFLSLLITYLVIWFTGGKGLRYEELQFITRPYQMVFLAGLFIGSLGAVMDVAITMSSSLFSLYEKNNSIPLQALKRSGMEVGKDIMGTMTNILFFAYISGSLPMLILYIKNDSPLGFSLSMNLSLELARALAGGIGIVITIPIGLYTAIYFINRKRARK; encoded by the coding sequence TTGAAAAACACCCCTATTAATAAGGTCTATTTTTATATCATATTGGCAATATGCATAGCTGCCTCCATACTGTTTGTCCAAAACAATGATTCTTTCTATGAACGCACAATAGCTGAAGTAAAGGAAGTCAAACTTGTTCACTCTGAAGAAGTTACGGATATTTACGATAATGAAGACCGTGTATATGAACAGCGGATTATAGCAGAAATAACAAATGGAAAGGCAAAAGGACAGTATATTCTCATAACAAATCAGTATTCAAAGTCCAAAGCGTATGATTATGAAATTCAAAGCAGCCAAAAACTATTTGTGTCCATAAAGGAGAAAAAAGAAGGTACTGCAGAATTAAGCGGAGATATCCTTGATCTGAAGCGGGATCATTACATACTATTAACAGGATGGATTTTTATCCTGATACTGCTCTTTGTCGGTAAAAAGCAAGGTTTCTTTTCCATCATCAGCCTGACAGTAAATGCTGTGCTGCTTTCCTATGCATTGGATGTTTATCTGAAGAATCCGGAAATAAGCCTGCTGCTGATATGCAGCGCAGCAGTCATCTTATTTACCGTTACCTCCCTTTTACTTGTAAACGGCTTTAATGAAAAGACGTATGCTGCGATTATTGCAACGCTTGCGGCTACATTCTTGTCGTTGTTGATCACTTATTTGGTCATATGGTTTACTGGCGGGAAGGGGCTAAGATACGAAGAGCTCCAGTTTATAACCAGGCCCTATCAGATGGTGTTCTTAGCCGGATTATTTATCGGCTCGTTAGGAGCGGTTATGGATGTAGCCATTACCATGTCATCTTCCCTATTCAGCTTATATGAAAAGAATAACAGCATTCCCTTGCAGGCTCTTAAACGCTCTGGAATGGAAGTGGGCAAAGACATTATGGGCACCATGACGAATATTTTATTTTTCGCCTATATCAGCGGTTCCCTTCCGATGCTTATTTTGTATATAAAAAATGACTCACCGCTTGGGTTCAGCCTATCCATGAACCTTTCACTGGAATTAGCCCGGGCACTTGCCGGAGGAATTGGAATCGTAATCACCATTCCGATTGGCTTGTATACTGCCATATATTTCATTAATAGAAAGAGGGCACGAAAATGA
- a CDS encoding TetR/AcrR family transcriptional regulator — translation MNAAMKEFVKSGFEKASTNEMVKDAQISKGSLFNYFSNKKDLYLFLIQNALNIIEQIYVEIDMNERDIFERISQIGFIKLNIQKKYPLVFNFLKSLLEEDAQDVKSEKNQLLANIQKDGFKRIYENIDWSKLREDIEPEKAMNILNWTMTGFAELQIAKIKSFEDIGTEVFNEWDSYKEILKSCFYRSLTGSKTPLQDSEESKDDKWGSNCP, via the coding sequence ATCAATGCGGCCATGAAGGAATTTGTAAAGAGCGGCTTTGAAAAGGCATCTACAAATGAAATGGTAAAGGATGCACAAATAAGTAAAGGCTCATTGTTTAACTATTTCAGCAATAAAAAGGATTTGTACTTATTTTTAATTCAGAATGCACTAAACATCATTGAACAAATCTATGTTGAAATAGACATGAATGAAAGGGACATTTTTGAAAGGATCAGCCAGATAGGGTTTATTAAATTAAACATTCAAAAGAAGTATCCCCTTGTATTTAATTTCTTGAAATCCCTGCTTGAAGAAGATGCGCAGGATGTAAAATCTGAAAAAAATCAGCTCCTGGCAAACATTCAAAAAGATGGCTTCAAAAGAATCTACGAAAACATCGACTGGTCAAAGCTTCGGGAGGATATAGAACCTGAAAAGGCAATGAATATCCTGAATTGGACCATGACTGGTTTTGCGGAACTGCAAATCGCCAAAATTAAGTCATTTGAGGATATCGGTACCGAGGTGTTTAACGAATGGGACAGCTATAAAGAAATTTTAAAGAGCTGTTTTTATCGCAGTCTAACGGGCAGTAAGACCCCACTTCAAGACTCAGAGGAATCAAAGGATGATAAGTGGGGGTCAAACTGCCCGTAA
- a CDS encoding ABC transporter ATP-binding protein, whose protein sequence is MRLLKVTNLTKKFGKFTALDGVNLELNAGEVLGFIGPNGAGKSTTIRVLLGILKATDGEVKLFNKDAWQDAVDIHKRVAYVPGDVNLWPNLTGGEVIDLFIKLNGAANKTKREELIEKFDLDPSKKCRTYSKGNRQKVALVAAFSSDADLLILDEPTSGLDPLMEKVFQECVLDVKRQGKSVLLSSHILSEVEKLCDRVSIIRQGKIIESGTLSELRHLTRTQMLVDTKLPITGLNEMKGIHDIEESEHGMTFQVDTMQIDEVIRHISQFGISRLESAPPTLEDLFMRHYEGEKDIGGVR, encoded by the coding sequence ATGAGACTTTTAAAAGTAACCAATCTTACAAAAAAATTCGGCAAGTTTACGGCATTGGATGGGGTAAATCTTGAGTTAAACGCAGGTGAGGTACTGGGGTTCATTGGCCCAAATGGAGCAGGCAAGTCAACCACTATTCGGGTATTATTGGGGATTTTAAAGGCAACGGATGGGGAAGTAAAGCTTTTTAACAAGGATGCCTGGCAGGATGCAGTCGACATTCATAAAAGGGTTGCCTATGTGCCTGGTGACGTGAATTTATGGCCGAACTTAACAGGGGGTGAGGTCATTGATTTATTCATAAAATTAAATGGTGCTGCAAATAAGACAAAACGTGAGGAGTTAATAGAGAAGTTTGATTTGGATCCATCCAAGAAGTGCCGTACCTACTCTAAAGGAAACAGGCAAAAGGTGGCTCTGGTTGCAGCCTTTTCCTCTGATGCTGACCTGTTGATTCTGGATGAGCCGACATCAGGACTCGATCCCTTGATGGAAAAGGTTTTTCAGGAATGTGTATTAGATGTTAAAAGACAAGGGAAGAGCGTTCTCCTGTCCAGTCATATCTTATCAGAGGTAGAAAAGCTGTGCGACCGGGTAAGCATTATCCGTCAAGGCAAGATTATTGAGTCGGGAACTTTAAGTGAACTTCGCCATTTAACCCGGACTCAAATGCTCGTGGACACGAAGCTGCCGATTACAGGTTTGAATGAAATGAAAGGCATTCATGACATTGAAGAAAGTGAACATGGGATGACATTTCAAGTGGATACGATGCAAATAGATGAAGTTATCAGGCATATTAGCCAATTTGGCATCAGCAGGCTGGAAAGTGCCCCGCCAACCCTAGAGGATTTATTTATGCGCCATTATGAAGGGGAAAAGGATATAGGAGGTGTCCGCTGA
- a CDS encoding ABC transporter permease, producing the protein MAGNHLAKTAFLSKFIFRLDRLRIPMWVLALTFFTIIVPTAFQGLYNSQQERDAMAQTMANPAMTAMTGPADLSNYTIGVMTAHQMLLMTAAVTGLMSILLVTRHTRADEEDGRLELLRSLPVGRLSYLNASLLTVSAACIGLALINGFGLYALGIESMDLEGSLLYGAALGAAGLFFAGVTAVFAQASDSSRGTIGYSIAILLISYLFRAITDISNESLSWLSPLAWVTKAEVYDSNNWWPIVLMIAAAIVLFAFANYLNAIRDLDRGFLPSRPGKQYASRFLQSPIGHALRLQRTGIISWAIGMFVLGASYGSVLGDLESFFSDNEAMKQLLKPTEGVTLVEQFIPMLMIVISLMATIPPVMAMNKLRGEEKKERIVHLLSRAVSRTKLLGSYFVISVINGFLMISLAALGLWSAGTSVVEGGLSFGMIFGAALSYYPAMLVMISLAVFLIGFLPKFSGFIWLYVLYSFIALYLGGLFQFSEWIGSISPFGHVPQTPIEEFSIVPLLLLCVAAAVLTLAGFIGFNKRDIEQ; encoded by the coding sequence ATGGCAGGCAATCATTTGGCAAAAACTGCTTTCCTTTCAAAATTTATTTTCCGGCTGGACCGTTTGCGGATCCCAATGTGGGTGCTGGCACTTACCTTTTTTACGATAATCGTTCCAACAGCCTTTCAGGGATTATACAATTCCCAGCAGGAAAGGGATGCTATGGCACAAACGATGGCCAACCCGGCGATGACTGCCATGACTGGTCCCGCGGATTTAAGCAACTATACAATTGGTGTCATGACAGCCCATCAAATGCTTTTAATGACAGCAGCTGTGACTGGTTTAATGAGCATCCTGCTTGTAACGCGGCATACCAGGGCTGATGAAGAGGATGGACGCCTGGAATTGCTCCGATCGCTGCCTGTAGGGCGTCTATCCTATTTAAATGCATCACTGCTTACAGTATCGGCAGCTTGCATCGGATTGGCTTTGATTAATGGATTCGGCCTTTATGCCCTTGGAATTGAAAGCATGGATCTGGAAGGGTCATTGCTTTATGGTGCTGCATTAGGGGCGGCGGGTCTATTTTTCGCAGGTGTAACAGCCGTATTTGCTCAGGCTTCAGATAGTTCACGGGGGACAATTGGGTATTCGATAGCCATCCTTCTTATTTCTTATCTTTTTAGAGCAATCACAGACATCAGCAATGAATCATTATCCTGGCTTTCGCCGCTCGCTTGGGTAACCAAAGCAGAAGTCTATGATTCTAATAATTGGTGGCCAATTGTATTGATGATTGCTGCAGCCATAGTTCTATTTGCCTTTGCGAATTATTTGAATGCTATTCGGGATCTGGATCGCGGATTTCTTCCATCCAGGCCCGGAAAACAATATGCATCCCGCTTTTTGCAGAGTCCGATCGGCCATGCGTTAAGATTGCAGCGGACCGGAATCATTTCTTGGGCAATCGGGATGTTTGTGCTCGGGGCTTCCTACGGTTCAGTATTAGGGGATCTGGAATCATTTTTCTCCGATAATGAAGCCATGAAGCAGCTCCTTAAGCCAACAGAAGGAGTAACATTGGTGGAACAATTCATTCCCATGCTGATGATTGTTATTTCACTTATGGCAACGATTCCTCCAGTGATGGCCATGAATAAACTTCGAGGTGAAGAGAAGAAAGAACGAATTGTTCATCTTTTGAGCAGAGCGGTTTCCCGGACCAAACTGCTAGGCAGCTATTTCGTTATTTCTGTCATTAATGGATTTCTCATGATCTCACTGGCAGCACTCGGACTATGGTCTGCCGGGACTTCTGTGGTTGAAGGCGGGTTATCCTTTGGAATGATTTTTGGGGCAGCACTGTCCTATTATCCAGCCATGCTGGTCATGATCAGCCTTGCCGTCTTTCTGATTGGATTCCTGCCGAAATTCTCTGGTTTCATTTGGCTTTATGTTTTATATTCATTTATTGCGCTCTATTTAGGAGGTTTATTCCAATTCTCTGAATGGATCGGCAGCATTTCTCCTTTTGGCCATGTTCCGCAGACACCGATTGAGGAATTTTCAATTGTCCCGCTGCTGTTATTATGTGTGGCTGCCGCTGTGCTGACGCTAGCCGGGTTTATAGGATTTAATAAGCGGGATATTGAGCAGTAA
- the nikA gene encoding nickel ABC transporter substrate-binding protein, producing the protein MKKIMCSRCLLLIITGLVLLLTTACSSKESNTAAKEEKNEQEKKVTMIFSFKSANLDPHTGFTPIRTGITETLLKLDENSTIEGWLAESWETADNVTWNFTLRDDVTFQDGAKFDAAAAKASLERSIAANESLGGSLKIKEMQADGQELTITTTEPYPALPSELVNPYTSIVNVAAEKEIGEEGFRNAPVGTGPFKVKSFTPNQEVQVEKNTNYWAGEPKIDSAIIKFNEDANVRAMALQSKEADIVYNLPAEGLGAIEKDKELIVNSVPGLRAHFFLYNQQSSNVSDIKVREAINLLIDRKSMADDIMLGHAVAANGPFNSNLPFGISDEVEELDVDKAKTLLNEAGYVENSSGKMEKDGKPLKLELITYKARPELPLIAQLFQSDAAKAGVQVEIKNVENADTHLVENKDWDLATYSNNTSPRGDGSYFLNTAFTETGALNVGKINIPELNELINTLNTTSDMEKRTELTKEAAHVINKERAHSYAVYPNILVGVHSRIQDWEPAAEEYYILTHTMDVK; encoded by the coding sequence ATGAAAAAAATCATGTGTTCACGATGTCTTCTTTTAATAATTACCGGGTTAGTCCTTCTATTAACTACTGCCTGCTCTTCAAAAGAAAGCAATACAGCTGCAAAGGAAGAAAAGAATGAGCAGGAAAAAAAGGTAACGATGATCTTTAGTTTTAAATCGGCTAATTTAGATCCGCATACTGGCTTTACACCAATTCGCACGGGGATAACCGAAACGCTGTTAAAGCTTGATGAAAATTCTACTATAGAAGGCTGGCTTGCTGAATCGTGGGAAACCGCGGACAATGTTACATGGAATTTTACTTTGCGAGACGATGTGACGTTTCAGGACGGTGCAAAGTTTGATGCGGCAGCTGCTAAGGCTTCCCTTGAGAGAAGCATTGCAGCAAATGAATCATTAGGAGGCTCCTTAAAAATCAAAGAAATGCAAGCCGATGGGCAGGAGCTTACTATTACAACTACTGAGCCATACCCGGCACTGCCGTCTGAATTAGTCAATCCATATACATCAATTGTTAATGTGGCAGCAGAAAAAGAGATAGGAGAAGAGGGGTTTCGAAATGCTCCAGTCGGGACAGGGCCTTTTAAGGTGAAAAGTTTTACTCCCAACCAGGAAGTACAGGTTGAGAAAAACACGAATTATTGGGCTGGAGAACCGAAAATTGATTCAGCCATTATTAAGTTTAATGAAGACGCAAATGTAAGAGCTATGGCACTTCAATCAAAAGAAGCAGATATTGTGTACAATCTTCCGGCTGAAGGGTTAGGGGCAATTGAAAAGGATAAAGAATTGATTGTTAATTCTGTACCAGGTCTTCGCGCACACTTCTTCCTGTATAATCAGCAAAGCTCAAACGTATCTGATATAAAAGTTAGAGAAGCAATAAATTTGCTAATTGACCGTAAGAGTATGGCAGACGATATTATGCTTGGTCATGCTGTTGCAGCTAATGGTCCTTTTAATAGCAATCTGCCATTTGGAATTAGTGACGAAGTGGAAGAGCTTGACGTTGATAAGGCAAAAACACTCCTTAATGAGGCAGGATACGTAGAAAATAGCAGCGGTAAAATGGAAAAGGACGGAAAGCCGTTAAAACTGGAGTTAATTACATACAAAGCTCGGCCGGAACTGCCGTTGATTGCTCAACTGTTTCAATCCGATGCAGCAAAAGCGGGTGTGCAGGTTGAAATAAAAAATGTTGAGAACGCTGATACACACTTAGTTGAAAATAAGGATTGGGATTTAGCTACCTATAGCAATAACACCTCTCCGCGTGGAGATGGAAGCTATTTCCTTAATACTGCTTTTACGGAAACAGGAGCACTAAACGTTGGTAAAATAAATATTCCTGAGTTGAATGAGTTAATCAACACATTGAATACAACAAGTGACATGGAAAAAAGAACAGAACTAACAAAAGAAGCAGCACATGTGATCAATAAAGAAAGGGCACATAGCTATGCGGTTTATCCTAATATTCTTGTGGGAGTTCATTCACGTATACAAGACTGGGAGCCTGCAGCTGAGGAGTATTATATTTTAACACATACAATGGATGTGAAATAA
- the nikB gene encoding nickel ABC transporter permease: MLAVVKKRLVQLVIVVFLLSIFTFGLMKLAPGDPVLTILNADEMMVTEADQAKLREELGFNQPFYVQYGKWMLGVVQLDLGKSYMTGKPVWDEMMQRLPITLQLAAGGLLVMIGISVPLGLISARFPGKWPDQISRILALVGASIPSFWLALMLIYLFAFKLQILPSSGVGSFSQSILPSFALGFSLASVYARLLRAGLLASYSEDYIRAARARGVREWRILWFHAFRAALLPVITVFGLSLGSLLGGAVVVEILFSWPGLGSMAVDAIFSRDYPVIQGYILLTGVFVVTVNLLVDLSYYLIDPRIKEGRGEAA; this comes from the coding sequence TTGTTAGCGGTCGTTAAAAAGCGCCTTGTGCAATTAGTAATTGTTGTGTTTTTATTGTCTATTTTCACGTTTGGTTTAATGAAACTTGCCCCGGGTGATCCTGTTTTGACGATTTTAAATGCAGACGAAATGATGGTAACTGAAGCTGATCAGGCTAAGCTCCGGGAAGAGCTTGGCTTTAATCAGCCTTTCTACGTTCAGTATGGCAAGTGGATGCTGGGTGTTGTTCAACTGGATTTAGGAAAATCCTATATGACTGGAAAGCCTGTCTGGGATGAAATGATGCAGCGTCTGCCGATCACCCTTCAGCTTGCAGCGGGCGGTCTTCTTGTGATGATAGGTATTTCTGTTCCTCTCGGCCTGATTTCAGCCCGGTTTCCGGGAAAATGGCCTGACCAAATAAGCAGAATACTAGCCCTGGTCGGGGCTTCGATCCCAAGCTTCTGGCTTGCGCTAATGCTTATATACCTTTTTGCTTTTAAACTGCAAATCTTGCCTTCTTCTGGAGTGGGAAGTTTTTCACAAAGTATCTTGCCATCCTTTGCTCTGGGATTTTCTCTGGCTTCTGTTTATGCCAGATTACTGAGAGCAGGCCTGCTGGCAAGCTACTCTGAGGATTATATCAGAGCAGCAAGAGCAAGAGGTGTGAGAGAATGGAGAATTTTATGGTTTCATGCGTTTCGGGCAGCTCTTTTACCGGTCATTACGGTGTTTGGGTTAAGCCTGGGGAGCCTCCTGGGTGGAGCAGTTGTGGTTGAAATATTGTTCTCATGGCCGGGTCTTGGCAGTATGGCCGTTGATGCCATATTCAGCCGTGATTACCCGGTGATACAAGGGTATATTTTATTAACAGGTGTGTTTGTCGTAACTGTTAATTTACTCGTGGATTTGTCCTATTATCTAATTGATCCGCGGATTAAAGAAGGAAGAGGGGAGGCGGCTTGA
- the nikC gene encoding nickel transporter permease, whose product MERAIQKLSFSFSRNTRFKPFTLLGLLLLSFIVLLTIIGPFLVPNAPLTANMAERLAAPSLTYPLGTDHMGRCIFSRLVVGSQVTLGITAVVIATVIVIGIPLGLISGYIGGRFDSFVMRLADGLTALPEFILAIAIAGFLGPSLTILMLAVVLVKWINYTRVVRGIILSEREKEYVLAAKVGGSPTWKILFRHLLPQILSPVLVLASLDVGKVILIISSLSYLGLGAQPPNPEWGAMLNDGRPYFQTLPQLMIYPGLAIFLVVLSCNLIGEGLRDTLDRKGL is encoded by the coding sequence ATGGAACGGGCAATACAAAAGCTAAGCTTTTCTTTCAGTAGAAACACCAGGTTCAAGCCATTTACACTGCTTGGATTACTCCTGCTTTCCTTTATCGTACTTCTTACAATTATTGGTCCTTTCCTGGTTCCTAATGCCCCATTAACAGCAAATATGGCTGAGCGATTAGCAGCTCCAAGCTTAACCTATCCTCTGGGGACGGATCATATGGGAAGGTGCATATTTTCCCGGCTTGTTGTTGGCTCTCAGGTAACGCTTGGAATTACAGCGGTTGTGATAGCAACAGTTATTGTTATTGGCATACCGCTCGGATTAATTTCAGGCTACATAGGAGGGCGATTTGATTCGTTTGTTATGCGTCTCGCAGATGGATTAACTGCTCTTCCAGAGTTTATATTAGCGATTGCAATTGCAGGATTTTTAGGGCCAAGCTTAACCATTTTAATGTTAGCTGTTGTACTCGTAAAGTGGATTAACTATACGAGAGTTGTCCGGGGAATTATCTTGTCAGAACGGGAAAAAGAGTATGTATTGGCAGCAAAGGTCGGCGGCAGTCCAACCTGGAAGATTCTCTTTAGACACCTGCTTCCGCAGATCCTTTCACCGGTCCTTGTGCTCGCATCCCTTGATGTGGGCAAAGTCATCTTAATTATATCTTCCCTGTCTTATCTTGGTCTTGGAGCACAGCCGCCTAATCCAGAGTGGGGAGCAATGTTAAATGACGGAAGACCGTATTTTCAGACTCTGCCCCAATTAATGATCTACCCAGGCCTGGCCATCTTTCTTGTAGTACTGTCATGCAATTTAATTGGTGAAGGGCTAAGAGATACTTTGGATAGGAAGGGACTTTGA
- a CDS encoding ABC transporter ATP-binding protein: MSTVTDIPARTGDVKDIKSKKKAAPVLEVKKLSISLGSAFQQESKQLVKNVSFAIHQGEMLGLAGESGSGKSVTAAAILGLLPQSLNVSEGQILFQGKELINATKKEMRRLRGKEISFLFQNYQGSFTPFSRVGKQLIETLQSHQHFDKIQARQTALHWLERVELPSERVFESYPHQLSGGQLQRASLAAALMFKPSLIIADEPTTALDVLTGENILDLLAELQREVNCGVLLITHDIKHVIKRTNRMAVMFRGQLVEEGPTDFVREHPVHPYTKLLIWARPRLTKDAEDLEPRLTAQTGGDYYPFS; the protein is encoded by the coding sequence ATGTCTACAGTAACGGACATTCCTGCAAGGACCGGCGACGTCAAGGACATAAAAAGTAAAAAGAAAGCTGCCCCTGTCCTTGAAGTGAAGAAATTATCAATTTCACTAGGGAGTGCTTTCCAGCAGGAGAGCAAACAGTTAGTTAAAAACGTGAGCTTTGCGATTCACCAGGGGGAAATGCTCGGGCTTGCGGGGGAAAGCGGAAGTGGTAAAAGTGTGACTGCTGCGGCAATTTTAGGATTGCTTCCACAATCACTAAACGTTTCAGAAGGTCAAATACTGTTTCAGGGGAAAGAGTTAATTAATGCTACTAAGAAAGAGATGAGAAGATTGCGGGGAAAGGAGATTTCTTTTCTTTTCCAAAACTACCAAGGCAGCTTTACTCCTTTTAGCAGAGTAGGAAAACAATTGATTGAAACACTTCAAAGTCATCAGCACTTTGACAAGATTCAGGCCAGACAAACCGCCTTACACTGGTTAGAGCGAGTAGAGCTTCCTTCTGAAAGAGTTTTTGAAAGTTACCCGCACCAGCTCAGCGGCGGTCAGCTTCAGCGGGCTTCTCTGGCAGCAGCTCTTATGTTTAAGCCTTCCTTAATTATTGCGGATGAACCAACAACTGCACTGGATGTTTTAACAGGAGAGAATATTCTGGACTTGCTTGCAGAGCTGCAAAGAGAAGTGAATTGTGGTGTATTGCTGATTACACATGATATAAAGCATGTAATAAAAAGAACAAATCGTATGGCTGTCATGTTTCGCGGCCAGCTTGTAGAAGAGGGACCAACAGACTTTGTCAGGGAGCATCCAGTGCATCCCTACACAAAGTTGCTTATTTGGGCAAGGCCGCGATTAACTAAAGATGCCGAAGATCTGGAACCAAGATTGACGGCCCAGACGGGAGGGGATTATTATCCTTTTAGTTGA
- a CDS encoding ABC transporter ATP-binding protein: MVNDVSFEVNKGECLGLIGESGSGKSTITKCILGLERIDSGTITFNGINLQNLNRKELREARRNIQVVFQDPTASLNPKLPVWKSVIEPLENYPEVSPPFLKEVRGDKKKMGSILFEKVGLHGDLLERYPHQLSGGQRQRVAIARGISLQPNLLICDEPTSSLDVSVQAQILQLLKSLKEEFQMSFLFISHDMAVVKYMCERVAVLQKGDLVDVFHSHEFFTEDRHPYTKMLIDAAVES, encoded by the coding sequence ATAGTAAATGATGTTTCTTTTGAAGTAAATAAAGGTGAGTGCCTGGGCCTCATCGGGGAAAGCGGCAGTGGGAAAAGCACCATTACAAAATGTATCCTTGGCCTTGAAAGGATTGATTCAGGGACAATTACCTTTAATGGAATAAACCTCCAAAATTTGAATAGAAAAGAGCTGAGAGAAGCAAGACGAAATATTCAAGTTGTTTTTCAGGATCCAACTGCCTCTCTAAACCCAAAACTGCCTGTCTGGAAGTCTGTTATTGAGCCGCTTGAAAATTATCCTGAAGTATCACCTCCTTTTTTAAAAGAAGTGAGGGGGGATAAAAAGAAAATGGGCAGCATTCTTTTTGAGAAAGTTGGTTTACATGGAGACCTGTTAGAAAGATATCCACATCAGTTAAGCGGAGGGCAGAGACAAAGGGTGGCAATTGCCCGGGGGATTAGCCTTCAGCCTAATTTGCTCATATGCGATGAGCCTACATCCAGCTTAGATGTATCTGTACAGGCACAAATATTACAATTGCTAAAAAGTTTAAAAGAAGAGTTTCAAATGTCTTTCTTGTTCATTTCTCACGATATGGCAGTTGTAAAGTATATGTGTGAAAGGGTGGCGGTGCTGCAAAAAGGCGACCTTGTTGATGTGTTTCACTCCCATGAATTTTTTACAGAAGACAGACATCCCTATACAAAAATGCTTATAGATGCAGCTGTTGAGAGCTAA